The following coding sequences lie in one Megalodesulfovibrio gigas DSM 1382 = ATCC 19364 genomic window:
- a CDS encoding ABC transporter ATP-binding protein: protein MTLLDVQGVTLTFRGIAALMNVSFTVTKGEICSLIGPNGAGKTSMLNCISGRYTPDSGSITLGGRQLLGVPAHARTRLGLSRTFQNIALFKGLSVLDNMMVGRHSRMQYGILQSLLYWGPARRHEDAHRRRVEEIIDFLGLSPWRHQHAGMLPYGVQKRVELGRALAAEPELILLDEPMAGMNLEETEDMARYILDINEEWGVSVLLVEHDMGVVMDISHQVVVLDFGQVLASGTPEAVQANKDVIAAYLGSEDAVFLGR, encoded by the coding sequence ATGACACTTCTCGACGTCCAGGGCGTGACCCTCACTTTCCGCGGTATTGCTGCGCTCATGAATGTTTCCTTCACGGTGACCAAGGGCGAGATCTGTTCGCTCATCGGTCCCAATGGCGCCGGCAAGACAAGCATGCTCAACTGCATTTCCGGCCGTTACACGCCGGATTCAGGCTCCATCACCCTGGGCGGCAGGCAGCTGCTGGGCGTGCCGGCCCATGCCCGCACCCGGCTGGGGCTTTCGCGCACATTCCAGAACATCGCGCTGTTCAAGGGCCTTTCTGTCTTGGACAACATGATGGTGGGCCGCCACTCCCGCATGCAGTACGGCATCCTGCAGTCCCTGCTGTACTGGGGGCCGGCCCGCAGGCATGAGGACGCGCACCGGCGCAGGGTGGAGGAAATCATCGATTTCCTGGGCCTTTCGCCCTGGCGGCACCAGCATGCCGGCATGCTGCCGTACGGGGTGCAAAAGCGCGTGGAGCTGGGCCGGGCCCTGGCTGCGGAGCCGGAACTGATCCTGCTCGACGAGCCCATGGCCGGCATGAACCTGGAAGAAACCGAGGACATGGCCCGCTACATTCTCGACATCAACGAGGAATGGGGCGTGTCCGTGCTGCTGGTGGAGCACGACATGGGCGTGGTCATGGACATCAGCCATCAGGTGGTGGTGCTGGATTTCGGCCAGGTGCTGGCCTCCGGCACGCCTGAAGCGGTGCAGGCCAACAAGGACGTTATCGCCGCCTACCTGGGCAGCGAGGACGCCGTTTTTCTGGGACGTTAA
- a CDS encoding CatB-related O-acetyltransferase, producing the protein MSKIPPWTRDLLKGPRFDIGEHTYGKLQVEGPLGRVIIGRFCSIAAEVTALMVGHRVDWVSTYPFTVLHADWEELAGIHGHPAALGDLHIGHDVWIGHGATLLAGVTIGSGAVIGANAMVTKDVRPYAIVAGNPAREIRRRFTDAETDALLELAWWDWDLERIRSVVPYLVAGDVAALLDAARSLQP; encoded by the coding sequence ATGAGCAAAATTCCGCCCTGGACCCGCGACCTCCTCAAGGGGCCGCGTTTTGATATCGGCGAGCACACCTATGGCAAGCTCCAGGTGGAAGGACCCCTCGGCCGGGTGATCATCGGCCGGTTCTGTTCCATCGCTGCCGAGGTCACGGCGCTCATGGTCGGTCATCGGGTGGACTGGGTGAGCACGTATCCCTTCACCGTGCTGCATGCCGACTGGGAGGAGCTGGCCGGCATCCACGGCCATCCCGCCGCCCTGGGCGATCTGCACATCGGGCATGACGTGTGGATCGGCCACGGCGCCACCCTGCTGGCCGGGGTGACCATCGGCTCCGGTGCGGTCATCGGCGCCAATGCCATGGTCACCAAGGACGTGCGGCCGTATGCCATCGTGGCCGGCAACCCGGCCCGGGAGATCCGCCGCCGCTTTACGGATGCGGAGACAGACGCCCTGCTGGAACTGGCGTGGTGGGATTGGGATCTGGAGCGAATCCGGTCTGTTGTGCCCTATCTCGTCGCCGGGGACGTGGCCGCCCTGCTGGATGCGGCCCGGAGCCTGCAGCCGTGA
- the hypB gene encoding hydrogenase nickel incorporation protein HypB gives MEIPVIRNLLEANEREADTLRARFAQAGVLVLNLISSPGSGKTSLLERTLTDLKTRYRMAVIEGDCMTDNDARRVAATGAAAVQINTDGGCHLNSAMVKQALEHLDLDALDILFVENVGNMVCPVEFDVGEDAKVAILSVTEGDDKPEKYPRLFEEAKAAILNKIDLLPYVDFDVAKASAQARALNAQAAILQVSCRSGEGLETWYAWLDAALAAKRKG, from the coding sequence ATGGAAATCCCCGTCATCCGCAATCTGTTGGAAGCCAACGAGCGCGAGGCAGACACCCTGCGCGCCCGCTTTGCCCAGGCCGGCGTCCTGGTGCTCAACCTCATCAGCTCCCCGGGCTCGGGCAAAACCAGCCTGCTGGAGCGCACCCTCACGGACCTCAAGACCCGCTACCGCATGGCCGTGATCGAGGGTGACTGCATGACCGACAACGACGCCCGCCGCGTGGCTGCCACCGGCGCGGCCGCCGTACAGATCAACACTGATGGCGGCTGCCATCTGAACAGCGCCATGGTCAAGCAGGCCCTGGAGCATCTGGATCTGGACGCCCTGGACATCCTCTTCGTTGAAAATGTGGGCAACATGGTCTGCCCCGTGGAGTTCGATGTGGGCGAAGATGCCAAGGTGGCCATCCTTTCCGTCACCGAAGGGGACGACAAGCCCGAGAAGTACCCCCGCCTGTTCGAGGAGGCCAAAGCGGCCATCCTCAACAAGATAGACCTGCTGCCCTATGTGGATTTCGACGTGGCCAAGGCCTCGGCCCAGGCCCGGGCTCTGAACGCCCAGGCGGCCATTCTGCAGGTCTCCTGCCGTTCCGGCGAGGGCCTGGAGACCTGGTACGCCTGGCTGGATGCGGCCTTGGCCGCCAAGCGCAAAGGATGA
- a CDS encoding glycosyltransferase family protein, giving the protein MPDVGPPAAAPEYDVVFIGAPDGVDSRRARLLEILGRRFRLFPEHSGLWGEKKQRAMASAAIVCNLHYDHGAAFKAPRVWEAVSMGAFLLSEPMADASPFRAGQDYAAAFAHQLPDAVAHYLAHPEARAAIAAQGRATATAHPMAATAGRILRQFLIEAALLRHPGYARRRRLYRRVRWERLRDPVFP; this is encoded by the coding sequence ATGCCCGACGTCGGGCCGCCCGCTGCAGCGCCCGAATACGACGTGGTGTTCATTGGCGCGCCCGATGGCGTGGACAGCCGCCGCGCCCGGCTGTTGGAGATCCTGGGCCGGCGGTTCCGCCTGTTCCCGGAGCACAGCGGGCTGTGGGGAGAGAAGAAGCAACGGGCCATGGCCTCGGCGGCCATCGTCTGCAATCTGCATTACGACCACGGCGCGGCCTTCAAGGCCCCCCGCGTCTGGGAGGCAGTGTCCATGGGGGCGTTTCTGCTCTCCGAACCCATGGCCGACGCCAGCCCCTTTCGGGCCGGGCAGGACTATGCCGCAGCCTTCGCCCACCAACTGCCCGATGCCGTGGCGCACTATTTGGCGCATCCCGAGGCCCGCGCGGCCATCGCCGCCCAGGGTCGGGCCACAGCCACGGCGCATCCCATGGCGGCCACCGCCGGACGCATCCTGCGGCAGTTTCTCATCGAGGCGGCCTTGCTGCGTCATCCGGGCTACGCGCGGCGACGGCGGCTGTACCGCCGGGTGCGCTGGGAGCGGCTGCGCGATCCCGTCTTTCCCTGA
- a CDS encoding glycosyltransferase family 4 protein: protein MRLAFVTPMRPLAHPRLSGDVTIAQDLADFFAQRGHTVIPAGQISTDRIWERPWRWPALAREALRLVRLRPRVDAVFTYHAYYRAPDLLGALAARCGAPYIVFAPAYATNRRRHWRSRPGYELNRYGLRQADLLVSNKQPEVRNLLRIVPEEKLLYVPPGIRTECFSFDAQARAGLRAAWNTGDDPVLAVAAMLREDVKAEGLEWVIRTAGRLLREGTPLRLAVAGDGPARARLEALAAAELPGRAVFVGRMDRFRLQEFYSAGDLFVFPGIREGLGMVYLEAQCCGLPCVAWDHDGAPEVVRHGVSGFVTPSYDAEAFAEAIRSLLTDPARRVALGRSAREYVLANHDVTRNYGRMETRILELLAARRQEARS, encoded by the coding sequence ATGCGGCTGGCCTTTGTCACGCCCATGCGCCCCCTGGCGCATCCCCGCCTCTCCGGGGACGTGACCATCGCGCAGGATCTGGCAGATTTTTTTGCGCAACGCGGCCACACGGTCATCCCCGCGGGGCAGATCTCCACGGACCGCATCTGGGAACGGCCGTGGCGCTGGCCAGCCCTGGCCCGCGAGGCCCTCAGGCTCGTGCGCCTGCGGCCGCGGGTGGATGCCGTTTTCACCTACCACGCCTACTATCGCGCGCCGGATCTGCTGGGAGCCCTGGCGGCCCGCTGCGGCGCGCCGTACATCGTCTTTGCCCCGGCCTACGCCACCAACCGCCGCCGCCATTGGCGCAGCCGGCCGGGCTACGAGCTGAACAGGTACGGCCTGCGGCAGGCGGATCTGCTCGTCAGCAACAAGCAGCCGGAGGTGCGGAACCTGCTCCGCATCGTTCCCGAAGAAAAGCTGCTGTACGTGCCGCCCGGCATCCGCACGGAATGTTTCAGCTTCGATGCCCAGGCCCGGGCCGGGCTGCGCGCTGCCTGGAACACCGGCGACGATCCCGTGCTGGCCGTGGCGGCCATGTTGCGGGAGGACGTGAAGGCCGAGGGTCTGGAGTGGGTCATCCGCACCGCAGGCCGCCTGCTGCGGGAAGGAACGCCCCTGCGCCTGGCCGTGGCCGGAGACGGCCCTGCCCGCGCCCGGCTGGAGGCCCTGGCCGCGGCGGAGCTGCCGGGCCGGGCGGTCTTTGTCGGCAGGATGGACCGCTTCCGGCTGCAGGAATTCTATTCTGCCGGCGATCTCTTCGTCTTCCCCGGCATCCGCGAGGGGCTGGGCATGGTCTATCTGGAGGCGCAGTGCTGCGGCCTGCCCTGCGTGGCCTGGGATCATGACGGCGCGCCCGAGGTGGTGCGCCACGGTGTGTCCGGCTTCGTCACGCCCTCCTATGATGCCGAAGCCTTTGCCGAAGCAATTCGAAGTCTGCTGACGGACCCTGCCCGGCGCGTGGCCCTGGGCCGGTCCGCCCGCGAATACGTGCTTGCAAACCACGACGTGACGCGCAACTATGGGCGCATGGAAACACGCATCCTCGAACTGCTTGCCGCCCGTCGGCAGGAGGCCCGATCATGA
- a CDS encoding glycosyltransferase family 4 protein: protein MSAATSAHSTTSAPSAAQPAPRLALLLKGYPRISETFIINEIRLLEQMGFRLAIISMRPPRELIRHACVDEIKAPVYYLPEHFFRNLPMFLFHALCFALRRPREFARAFGYMLTRIPGSSSKVACVKHLFQAAMLAQTFLRDEPILHVHAHFAHSPTSVAQYVSMLTGLPFSFTAHAKDIYTQLPDRLRDKLERAAFVVTCTQHNKAALETIAPTVQVQCVYHGIELARFSAPQRPAKAEPPYCILTVARFVEKKGLPTVLQALAMLKARGLAFRYVLVGDGPKKAELVREIARLELEDVVELAGTCAHEEVIGLYRQAHCFVLGCKIAKDGDRDGIPNVIAEAMAMGVPVAATRVSAIPELALHDQTALLCASDDPADLAEAIRRLLTDTALRERLIPAARQRVQDVFDNQACIRELATIYARAGNVQGGPEAAPLRACSPAALVADGTAA from the coding sequence ATGAGCGCCGCAACATCCGCACATTCCACAACGTCCGCACCCTCCGCCGCGCAACCCGCCCCGCGCCTGGCGCTGCTGCTCAAGGGCTACCCGCGCATCTCCGAGACGTTCATCATCAACGAGATTCGGTTGTTGGAACAGATGGGATTCCGGCTGGCCATCATTTCCATGCGTCCGCCGCGCGAACTCATCCGCCATGCCTGCGTGGACGAGATCAAGGCCCCGGTCTATTATCTGCCGGAGCATTTTTTCCGCAATCTGCCCATGTTTCTTTTTCATGCCCTGTGCTTTGCCCTGCGCCGGCCCCGGGAGTTTGCCCGGGCCTTTGGCTACATGCTCACGCGCATTCCCGGTTCCAGCAGCAAGGTGGCCTGCGTCAAGCACCTGTTCCAGGCTGCCATGCTGGCCCAGACCTTTCTGCGGGATGAGCCCATCCTGCACGTGCACGCGCACTTTGCCCATTCGCCCACGTCCGTGGCCCAGTACGTAAGCATGCTCACGGGGCTGCCCTTCAGCTTCACCGCCCACGCCAAGGACATCTACACCCAATTGCCCGACCGCCTGCGCGACAAGCTGGAACGCGCCGCCTTCGTGGTCACCTGTACCCAGCACAACAAGGCCGCCCTGGAAACCATCGCGCCCACGGTGCAGGTGCAGTGCGTCTACCACGGCATCGAGCTGGCCCGGTTCTCCGCCCCGCAGCGGCCGGCCAAGGCCGAGCCGCCGTATTGCATCCTCACCGTGGCCCGGTTTGTGGAAAAAAAAGGCCTGCCCACGGTGCTGCAGGCCCTGGCCATGCTCAAGGCGCGGGGCCTTGCCTTCCGCTATGTGCTGGTGGGGGACGGGCCGAAAAAGGCCGAGCTGGTGCGGGAAATCGCCCGGCTGGAGCTGGAGGACGTGGTGGAACTGGCCGGCACCTGCGCGCACGAGGAAGTCATCGGCCTGTACCGCCAGGCCCACTGCTTCGTGCTGGGGTGCAAGATCGCCAAGGATGGAGACCGGGACGGCATCCCCAACGTCATTGCCGAGGCCATGGCCATGGGCGTGCCCGTGGCGGCCACGCGCGTTTCCGCCATTCCCGAACTGGCCCTGCACGACCAGACCGCCCTGCTCTGCGCCAGCGACGACCCCGCCGACCTGGCCGAAGCCATCCGGCGGCTGCTCACGGACACGGCCCTGCGCGAACGGCTCATCCCCGCTGCCCGGCAGCGCGTGCAGGACGTGTTCGACAACCAGGCCTGCATCCGCGAACTGGCCACCATCTACGCCCGGGCCGGCAATGTGCAGGGAGGCCCCGAGGCGGCCCCGCTCCGGGCATGCTCTCCTGCCGCGCTGGTGGCGGACGGCACCGCGGCCTGA
- a CDS encoding hydrogenase maturation nickel metallochaperone HypA, whose amino-acid sequence MSIAQSLLTLVEQELQQRPGSRCTVIRVAHGTLANLVPEAFELAVEALTIGGPMQGVRLELRLVPLRIKCRSCGHEFEPEQKRLGPPLYPCPQCDEELGHTLVQGKELYLESLEIETD is encoded by the coding sequence ATGTCCATCGCCCAAAGCCTGCTCACCCTGGTGGAGCAGGAGCTGCAACAGCGTCCCGGCAGCCGCTGCACGGTCATCCGTGTGGCCCACGGCACCCTGGCCAATCTGGTCCCCGAGGCCTTCGAGCTGGCCGTGGAAGCCCTGACCATCGGCGGCCCCATGCAGGGCGTGCGCCTGGAGCTCAGGCTGGTGCCCCTGCGCATCAAGTGCCGAAGCTGCGGCCACGAATTCGAGCCCGAGCAAAAGCGCCTGGGCCCGCCGCTGTACCCCTGCCCCCAATGCGATGAGGAGCTGGGCCATACATTGGTGCAAGGCAAGGAACTGTATCTGGAAAGCCTGGAAATCGAGACGGACTGA
- a CDS encoding Mrp/NBP35 family ATP-binding protein, whose protein sequence is MSEQCGGCPSQSQGCSPDSCGSKPLEALDPREEKLAKTLSRIKRLIVVLSGKGGVGKSTVAANLAVALSLAEKNVGLLDVDIHGPSVPRLFSLQGTQPHAETTHMEPVPWSKRLSLMSLGFMLPDAYQAVIWRGPVKMGAIRQFIEDVSWGELDYLVVDCPPGTGDEPLSVMQLLGQRAEAVIVTTPQAVAVDDVRRSVSFVHEMGNRVLGVVENMSGFVCSHCEQVTNIFSTGGGERLAAEMGVPFLGRIPLDPELARAGDEGYAFMKVHPEHPTAKAVQTVADAVLRG, encoded by the coding sequence ATGAGTGAGCAATGCGGCGGCTGCCCTTCGCAGTCGCAAGGATGTTCCCCGGATTCCTGCGGCTCCAAACCCCTGGAAGCCCTGGACCCCCGGGAAGAAAAACTGGCCAAGACCCTTTCCCGCATCAAGCGGCTGATCGTCGTGCTGTCGGGCAAGGGCGGGGTGGGCAAATCCACCGTGGCGGCCAACCTGGCCGTGGCCCTTTCCCTGGCGGAAAAGAATGTGGGTCTGCTGGATGTGGACATCCACGGCCCCAGCGTGCCCCGGCTGTTTTCCCTGCAGGGCACGCAGCCCCACGCCGAAACCACCCACATGGAGCCGGTGCCCTGGAGCAAGCGGCTGTCCCTCATGTCCCTGGGCTTCATGCTGCCGGACGCCTACCAGGCTGTCATCTGGCGCGGCCCGGTGAAGATGGGCGCCATCCGTCAGTTCATTGAGGACGTCTCCTGGGGCGAGCTGGATTATCTGGTGGTGGACTGCCCCCCCGGCACCGGCGACGAGCCGCTTTCCGTCATGCAGCTGCTGGGCCAGCGGGCCGAGGCGGTCATCGTCACCACGCCCCAGGCCGTGGCCGTGGACGACGTGCGCCGCTCCGTGAGCTTCGTGCATGAGATGGGCAATCGCGTCCTGGGCGTGGTGGAGAACATGAGCGGCTTTGTCTGCAGCCACTGCGAGCAGGTGACCAACATCTTCTCCACCGGCGGCGGCGAGCGTCTGGCCGCGGAAATGGGCGTGCCCTTCCTGGGCCGCATCCCCCTGGACCCCGAACTGGCCCGCGCCGGCGACGAAGGCTATGCCTTCATGAAGGTCCATCCCGAGCATCCCACCGCCAAGGCCGTGCAGACCGTGGCCGACGCCGTCTTGCGCGGCTAG
- a CDS encoding glycosyltransferase family protein, translated as MSAPSTYNILMYSHDTYGLGHIRRSLAIASQLVGEGVNILILTGSPIVGRFNVPEGIDFVRIPGMIKKSNTVYLPHSIKVNARHALHIRRNIITATARAFDPALFIVDKVPLGLKREVAPTLKWFRKTRPQTKVILGLRDILDDAESTRQEWEERGDLEAMDKLYSEIWVYGIQDLYDPIKEYGIPESISKKMLFTGYIPRFSFKKAATCPPSNFSRNSDKPRVLVTIGGGGDGFPVLDTYLRMVEQNPGFPFRSSMVCGPFLQPQLRDELALRAKAVGVHFTNFVKKMEKQLLQADLVVGMGGYNTICEILSQRKPCLIIPRDNPRREQLIRAQIFKEHGLADYLPWGELTPDNLRDKIISLAADLTPYHEAMARFPMTGLEVMRQRLQTFRGGEA; from the coding sequence ATGTCTGCCCCTTCCACGTACAATATTTTGATGTACTCCCACGACACGTACGGTCTGGGGCACATCCGTCGTTCGTTGGCCATCGCCTCCCAGCTGGTGGGGGAAGGCGTGAACATCCTCATCCTCACCGGCTCACCCATTGTGGGCCGCTTCAATGTGCCGGAAGGCATAGACTTCGTGCGGATTCCGGGGATGATCAAAAAATCAAACACGGTGTACCTGCCGCACTCCATCAAGGTCAATGCCCGGCACGCCCTGCACATCCGGCGCAACATCATCACCGCCACGGCCCGGGCCTTCGACCCTGCCCTGTTCATCGTGGACAAGGTGCCCCTGGGACTCAAGCGGGAGGTGGCCCCCACCCTGAAGTGGTTCCGCAAGACCCGGCCCCAGACCAAGGTGATCCTCGGCCTGCGCGATATCCTGGACGACGCCGAGTCCACCCGCCAGGAATGGGAGGAACGCGGGGACCTGGAAGCCATGGACAAGCTGTACTCGGAAATCTGGGTCTACGGCATCCAGGATTTGTACGATCCCATCAAGGAATACGGCATTCCCGAGTCCATCAGCAAAAAAATGTTGTTCACCGGCTACATCCCGCGATTTTCCTTCAAGAAGGCCGCCACCTGTCCGCCCAGCAATTTTTCCAGGAACTCGGACAAGCCCCGCGTCCTGGTGACCATCGGCGGCGGCGGCGACGGCTTTCCCGTGCTGGACACCTACCTGCGCATGGTGGAGCAGAATCCCGGCTTCCCCTTCCGCAGTTCCATGGTCTGCGGGCCCTTTCTGCAGCCGCAGTTGCGCGATGAACTGGCCCTGCGCGCCAAGGCCGTGGGAGTGCACTTCACGAATTTTGTCAAGAAAATGGAAAAGCAGTTGCTCCAGGCGGATCTGGTGGTGGGTATGGGCGGCTACAACACCATTTGCGAGATCCTGTCCCAGCGCAAGCCCTGCCTGATTATCCCGCGGGACAATCCCCGCCGCGAACAGCTCATCCGGGCGCAGATTTTCAAGGAGCATGGATTGGCCGACTATCTTCCCTGGGGCGAGCTGACCCCGGACAACCTGCGCGACAAGATCATCTCCCTGGCGGCCGACCTGACCCCCTACCACGAAGCCATGGCCAGATTCCCCATGACCGGCCTGGAAGTGATGCGCCAGCGTCTGCAGACCTTCCGGGGAGGCGAGGCATGA
- a CDS encoding methyltransferase domain-containing protein: protein MSTLHPSSWRRDFPDSNAVRALSEQEFRNRLDALCDIEDPEAIWRTPEEVEQLCRHHTHDGTGDRVTPSFLRADLRGRRVADLGSNIGYYSFLASIVMGAREVLAFDRSPRAIEVGSFFQARFGPENVSFHSANFLAPEFTQDFGRFDVAVLIDVMGDTCVREGRGPGLLAGVQQMVDEAILLVFRPVYKLKEHLKVSAEELQAVYPDGRIEDGRFHYLELLVRRGLLEGWSLDLLDPTFTDPLDTSTQKQLFRLRKV from the coding sequence ATGTCCACATTGCATCCGTCTTCCTGGCGCCGCGACTTTCCGGACTCCAATGCCGTGCGCGCCCTTTCCGAACAGGAGTTCCGCAACCGCCTGGACGCCTTGTGCGACATTGAGGACCCGGAAGCCATCTGGCGCACGCCCGAAGAAGTGGAGCAGCTCTGCCGCCACCACACCCACGACGGCACCGGCGACCGCGTGACCCCCAGCTTTCTGCGCGCGGATTTGCGCGGCCGCCGCGTGGCGGACCTGGGATCCAACATCGGCTATTATTCCTTCCTGGCCTCCATTGTCATGGGCGCGCGGGAAGTGCTGGCCTTCGACCGTTCCCCCAGAGCCATCGAGGTGGGGTCCTTTTTCCAGGCCCGCTTTGGTCCGGAAAATGTCTCCTTTCACTCAGCAAACTTCCTGGCTCCGGAATTCACCCAGGACTTCGGCCGCTTTGACGTGGCGGTGCTCATTGACGTCATGGGCGACACCTGCGTGCGCGAGGGCCGCGGCCCGGGCCTGCTGGCCGGGGTGCAGCAGATGGTGGATGAAGCCATCCTGCTGGTGTTCCGCCCGGTGTACAAGCTCAAGGAACACCTGAAGGTGAGCGCTGAGGAACTGCAGGCCGTCTATCCCGACGGGCGCATTGAGGACGGCCGCTTCCATTACCTGGAACTGCTTGTCCGCCGTGGCCTGCTGGAAGGCTGGTCCCTGGATCTGCTGGACCCGACCTTCACCGATCCCCTGGACACCTCCACCCAGAAGCAGCTCTTCCGGCTGCGCAAGGTGTAG
- a CDS encoding CBS domain-containing protein, with protein sequence MYVGLKMLTRDQFVTITPKTLVHDAEKLMLANRLWMLLVVDDGKLVGHVRKEDVKEALPSRATSLSRHELNYLLAKLDVAQIMRTDTPTIEPEAEIEVAAQKMFDEDLPGLAVVGCKNRLLGYINRNLMLGVLVEEMGLEQGGARIAFEVEDRSGVIYEVAGIIKGYGGSIISTSTFYHNGRRMVVLRVHAEDPAAIAKDIEAAGYIMVGPHTFESDWCNL encoded by the coding sequence ATGTACGTTGGCCTGAAAATGCTCACGCGCGATCAGTTCGTCACCATTACGCCGAAGACACTGGTGCATGATGCGGAAAAGCTCATGCTCGCCAACCGGCTGTGGATGCTGCTGGTGGTGGATGATGGCAAGCTCGTGGGCCATGTGCGCAAGGAGGATGTGAAGGAGGCGCTGCCTTCCCGCGCCACCTCGCTTTCCCGTCACGAGTTGAACTATCTGCTGGCCAAGCTGGACGTGGCGCAGATCATGCGCACGGACACCCCCACCATCGAGCCGGAAGCGGAAATCGAGGTGGCGGCCCAAAAGATGTTCGACGAGGACCTGCCCGGCCTGGCCGTGGTGGGCTGCAAGAACCGCCTCCTGGGCTACATCAACCGCAACCTCATGCTTGGCGTGCTGGTGGAGGAGATGGGCCTGGAGCAGGGCGGCGCGCGCATCGCCTTCGAGGTGGAAGACCGCAGCGGCGTCATCTACGAGGTGGCCGGCATCATCAAGGGCTACGGCGGGTCCATCATTTCCACCTCCACCTTTTATCACAACGGCCGGCGCATGGTGGTGCTGCGGGTGCACGCCGAGGACCCGGCCGCCATCGCCAAGGACATCGAAGCCGCGGGCTACATCATGGTGGGGCCGCACACCTTTGAGTCAGACTGGTGCAACCTGTAG